In Deltaproteobacteria bacterium, one genomic interval encodes:
- a CDS encoding cyclic nucleotide-binding domain-containing protein, with amino-acid sequence MDRREQMYPRLTDGQISRISGIGKRRSISVGEVLFEPGDRNTNLFLVLNGGIEIVRQVAGREEPITVLGPGQFTGEINMLSARVTLARARVAAEGSVVALDRDGIRAVVQGDPELSEILLRAFVLRRTALISQAENDLVLLGSRHSLGTLRLKEFLSRNGQPFTYHDVETEPGVQALLDRLQIGVNEVPVIICEEGHVFRNPSIEALSAELGLTANLDAKTVRDVVIVGAGPAGLGAAVYAASEGLDVLVLESTAPGGQAGTSSRIENYLGFPTGISGQALAGRALTQAEKFGAEVAIARTAVRFNCNDRPYRVHLSDGDVVQARTIVIATGARYRRLDVPELSRFEGAGIFYSATHLEAQSCREEEIAIVGGGNSAGQAAVFLSGSASRVNVVVRGPDLAKSMSRYLIQRIENSRNVDLRTRTRIDSLEGGDRLERIRWRHVETGEPETRPIRSLFVMTGADPNTAWLRGCVVLDEKNFVKTGADLRPEELTEARWPLARRPFLMETSIPGMFAVGDVRSSSVKRVASAVGEGSICVQLIHRALQEL; translated from the coding sequence ATGGATCGTCGCGAGCAGATGTATCCCCGCCTCACCGATGGCCAGATTTCGCGCATTTCTGGAATCGGCAAACGTCGCAGCATCTCGGTCGGGGAGGTCCTGTTCGAGCCCGGCGACCGGAATACCAACCTCTTCCTGGTGCTCAACGGAGGCATCGAGATCGTGCGTCAGGTCGCCGGCCGGGAAGAACCAATCACGGTGCTCGGGCCGGGTCAGTTCACCGGCGAGATCAACATGCTTTCGGCCCGGGTTACGTTGGCCCGTGCCCGCGTGGCCGCCGAGGGGTCCGTCGTCGCCCTGGACCGGGACGGCATCCGCGCCGTCGTGCAAGGCGATCCCGAGCTGAGTGAGATCCTCCTGCGTGCCTTCGTCCTCCGGCGCACAGCGCTGATCTCCCAGGCTGAGAACGACCTGGTCCTCCTCGGCTCGAGACACTCCCTGGGCACCTTGCGACTCAAGGAGTTCCTGTCGCGGAACGGCCAACCGTTCACGTACCACGACGTGGAGACAGAGCCGGGAGTGCAGGCGCTGCTCGATCGTTTGCAGATTGGCGTCAACGAAGTGCCGGTGATCATCTGTGAGGAAGGCCACGTCTTCCGAAACCCTTCGATCGAGGCACTTTCGGCAGAGCTCGGGCTGACCGCGAACCTCGACGCCAAGACGGTGAGGGACGTCGTCATCGTCGGCGCAGGACCGGCGGGCCTCGGCGCGGCAGTGTACGCCGCGTCGGAGGGTCTCGATGTGCTGGTGCTGGAGAGCACCGCGCCCGGTGGACAGGCCGGAACGAGCTCGCGGATCGAGAACTATCTGGGGTTCCCCACCGGGATTTCCGGGCAGGCGCTCGCCGGCCGCGCGCTCACCCAGGCGGAAAAATTCGGCGCCGAGGTGGCCATCGCGCGCACGGCGGTCCGCTTCAACTGCAACGACCGTCCCTACCGCGTGCACCTCTCTGACGGCGACGTCGTACAAGCCAGGACGATCGTGATCGCCACCGGCGCCAGGTACCGGAGGCTCGACGTGCCCGAGCTCTCGCGTTTCGAGGGCGCCGGCATCTTCTACAGCGCGACGCACCTCGAGGCGCAGTCGTGCAGGGAAGAGGAGATCGCGATCGTGGGCGGCGGCAATTCGGCAGGGCAAGCCGCCGTCTTCCTCTCTGGCAGTGCGTCGCGGGTGAATGTCGTGGTCCGCGGGCCGGACCTCGCGAAAAGCATGTCCCGCTACCTGATCCAACGCATCGAAAACAGCCGCAACGTTGATTTGCGCACTCGGACACGGATCGATTCGCTCGAGGGCGGCGACCGGCTCGAGCGGATCCGATGGCGTCACGTGGAAACGGGAGAACCGGAGACGCGACCGATCCGCAGCCTGTTCGTCATGACCGGGGCCGATCCGAACACCGCATGGCTCCGGGGATGCGTCGTCCTGGACGAGAAGAACTTCGTCAAGACCGGCGCCGACCTCCGCCCCGAGGAGCTGACCGAAGCGCGCTGGCCTCTTGCGCGGCGACCGTTTCTCATGGAGACGAGCATCCCCGGGATGTTCGCAGTAGGAGACGTGCGCTCGTCCAGCGTGAAGCGGGTCGCCTCGGCGGTCGGCGAGGGCTCGATCTGCGTCCAGCTCATCCACAGGGCGCTGCAGGAGCTCTAA
- a CDS encoding alpha/beta hydrolase produces MGRRRGSTATAGRNRRCRIVTGAHSLSVTPGRGAASRRSAQVIATPLASEAKHHHVDLGEVTLHWTEVGEGPPVLLLHGLNDSHRTWREIWPRLPGRRVLMLDLPGHGMSGRPDAPYTLDWNATQVARFIERLDLRNLDVVGHSYGGGVAQWLLLKCRPRIRRLGLLSSGGLGREVYPWLRIASVPFLIEAFGQRWMGPIAGFAMARATTSDAAAEIALLTSYLRQPGTARAFSRTVRDVIGWRGQTRNLFDRITEVDELPPMRLFWGARDTILPISHGTATAALLENCELIRFENCGHFVHWEEPEGLARALRIFLDSRDASPAHLRTRPPSSHLSPDVAPQRIG; encoded by the coding sequence CTGGGACGGCGAAGGGGGAGCACCGCCACGGCCGGACGTAACCGGCGCTGCCGAATCGTCACCGGAGCTCACTCTCTCTCCGTTACGCCGGGTCGGGGAGCGGCGTCGAGGAGATCGGCGCAGGTGATTGCGACACCGTTAGCGAGCGAAGCGAAGCACCATCACGTCGATTTGGGCGAGGTGACGCTTCACTGGACCGAGGTGGGCGAGGGGCCGCCCGTCTTGCTCTTGCATGGCCTCAACGACTCACACCGCACTTGGCGGGAGATCTGGCCTCGCCTGCCGGGCCGCCGAGTCCTGATGCTAGACCTTCCAGGCCACGGAATGTCGGGCCGCCCGGACGCTCCCTACACGCTCGACTGGAACGCAACGCAGGTCGCGCGCTTCATCGAGCGCCTCGATCTCCGGAATCTGGATGTCGTCGGTCACTCGTACGGCGGCGGGGTTGCTCAATGGCTGTTGTTGAAATGCCGCCCCCGGATTCGACGCCTGGGCTTGCTGTCCTCTGGCGGTCTGGGGCGGGAGGTCTATCCATGGCTGAGGATCGCCTCCGTGCCCTTCCTGATCGAAGCCTTCGGCCAGCGCTGGATGGGGCCGATTGCGGGTTTCGCCATGGCGCGGGCGACCACCAGCGATGCAGCGGCCGAGATCGCCTTGCTGACTTCTTACCTGCGCCAGCCAGGGACCGCCCGCGCGTTCTCGCGGACGGTGCGCGATGTCATCGGCTGGCGGGGCCAGACGCGAAACCTCTTCGATCGGATCACGGAAGTCGACGAGCTTCCACCCATGCGCCTCTTCTGGGGAGCTCGCGACACCATCCTCCCCATCTCCCATGGCACGGCCACCGCCGCCTTGCTGGAGAACTGCGAGTTGATCCGCTTCGAGAACTGCGGCCACTTCGTCCACTGGGAGGAGCCAGAGGGGCTCGCCCGCGCGCTCCGGATCTTTCTCGACTCGCGCGACGCGTCGCCGGCCCACCTGAGGACGCGTCCCCCCTCTTCCCATCTCAGTCCTGACGTGGCTCCACAGCGGATAGGGTGA
- the ptsP gene encoding phosphoenolpyruvate--protein phosphotransferase, whose protein sequence is MTASRVLSGTAASDGIAIGPAHLLVPPVIVVERQISRDLVPVEVARLISAVTSTDERLAVLSARLESEHLHEGHLLLEAHRMMLRDDEIVGGTRRLIESDEIAAEGAVRRVIDAIAAKFGRMEDPYLRERRADIEAIGDRLLRTLLGLPEVSTDTSFAPGTIGVGSILSPIDALHLPRSGMVGFAAERGGKTSHASIILRAFEIPFVVGVRGLRSAVHPGDRLVVDGSLGEVIVNPDAETIKLYEERRDRERSRLQALKSRGMGPVVTRDGVRIELSANIEAPSEVSAALEFGAEAVGLFRTEFLYLDRPELPSEEEQFQDAVAVLAALGGRPATFRTLDIGGEKLPLAAAMPRGANPSLGVRAIRFSFLRPDIFRTQLRALYRASAVGPLRIMFPLVSGISELDEAQRLCAETAEELAREGVAFDRNLPIGVMIETPSAALSTDHLAKSSSFFSIGTNDLIQYTFAADRENEDVAHLYHPLHPAVLRLLKSAIDGANGAGIPIAICGDMAGDPAFTWVLIGLGLRSLSMSPRLIPAVRSVISASRIDEMEALVAQALTLRSETAVEDLVLGMMRERFPLELASGESRPISGS, encoded by the coding sequence ATGACCGCGAGCAGGGTACTTAGCGGCACGGCTGCCTCAGACGGCATTGCCATCGGTCCGGCACACCTGCTGGTTCCGCCCGTAATCGTCGTCGAACGCCAGATCTCGCGAGATCTCGTGCCCGTGGAAGTCGCCCGGCTTATCAGCGCGGTGACTTCGACTGACGAGCGGCTCGCGGTGCTCTCGGCGCGGCTGGAATCGGAACATCTACACGAAGGACACCTTCTCCTAGAAGCTCATCGGATGATGCTCAGGGACGACGAGATCGTGGGCGGAACGCGGCGCCTGATCGAGAGCGACGAGATCGCCGCCGAGGGCGCCGTGCGCCGGGTGATCGACGCGATCGCCGCGAAGTTCGGCCGGATGGAGGATCCGTATTTGCGCGAGCGGCGTGCGGACATCGAGGCCATCGGCGACCGTCTGCTGCGCACGCTGCTCGGTTTACCGGAAGTGTCGACAGACACCTCGTTCGCTCCCGGCACGATCGGAGTCGGTTCCATACTGTCTCCGATCGATGCCTTGCACCTGCCCCGGTCCGGCATGGTCGGTTTCGCGGCCGAGCGCGGTGGCAAGACATCGCACGCTAGCATCATCCTGAGGGCGTTCGAGATACCCTTCGTCGTCGGCGTGCGCGGTCTGCGCTCAGCGGTCCATCCCGGTGACAGGCTGGTCGTGGACGGATCGCTCGGCGAGGTGATCGTCAACCCGGACGCCGAAACGATCAAGCTGTACGAGGAGCGCCGGGACCGGGAACGGTCACGGCTGCAAGCGCTGAAATCCCGGGGAATGGGTCCGGTCGTCACCCGCGACGGCGTGCGGATCGAGCTCTCCGCCAACATCGAGGCGCCTTCGGAAGTATCGGCCGCCCTCGAGTTCGGTGCGGAGGCGGTGGGCCTGTTCCGAACGGAATTCTTGTATCTCGACCGCCCCGAGCTTCCGAGCGAGGAGGAGCAGTTCCAGGACGCGGTGGCAGTGCTCGCCGCTCTCGGCGGCCGGCCAGCGACCTTCCGGACGCTCGACATCGGAGGAGAGAAGCTGCCCCTGGCGGCGGCGATGCCGCGAGGCGCGAATCCGAGCCTCGGCGTGCGCGCCATCCGCTTCTCCTTCCTGCGCCCGGACATTTTCCGGACGCAGCTCCGGGCACTCTACCGCGCCTCGGCTGTGGGCCCGTTGCGAATCATGTTCCCGCTGGTGTCCGGGATCTCGGAGCTCGACGAGGCGCAGCGGCTCTGCGCCGAGACCGCCGAGGAGCTCGCGCGCGAGGGTGTGGCCTTCGATCGCAACCTCCCGATCGGAGTCATGATCGAGACCCCGAGTGCGGCATTGAGCACCGATCACCTGGCGAAGAGCTCGAGCTTCTTCAGCATCGGAACCAACGACCTCATCCAGTACACATTCGCCGCAGACCGGGAGAACGAAGACGTCGCACATCTCTACCATCCGCTCCATCCCGCCGTTCTTCGCCTGCTCAAGAGCGCCATCGACGGCGCGAACGGGGCGGGCATACCCATCGCCATCTGCGGTGACATGGCCGGAGACCCAGCCTTTACCTGGGTCCTCATCGGGCTTGGACTGCGCAGCCTCTCCATGTCCCCTCGCCTGATCCCGGCCGTGAGATCGGTCATCAGCGCCAGCAGGATCGACGAGATGGAGGCGCTCGTCGCGCAAGCGCTCACCCTTCGCTCGGAGACCGCGGTGGAAGACCTGGTCCTGGGCATGATGCGCGAGCGCTTTCCGCTCGAGCTCGCCAGCGGCGAGTCTCGGCCCATCAGCGGCTCCTAG
- a CDS encoding GAF domain-containing protein, protein MSAERRKESRGPEAGEGPAAPGPEAQARAYLRLRQLYEISKLLTSFENVEETITAIVGIVGQALPLRSVIFILESAGPSRTIVWKADAESEERLRAAKARARGSYSYLVRSGVDLDAVAARTLPGPLRDDVRLEAEDATSFVLLPLVVDHRPIFGALQFETAPRLDELDLVFVNAVVNQLAVALDRQAAIEAKQAKAEARRAAAEVREAHTEAERSWLKTVLDRMPAGVIIGEAPGGELLLANKQAEQIWERPIALGAGTAEYREYRGFHPEDGRAYEPEEWPLVRSIARGEIVTEEEIEYLRSDGTRGTMLVSSAPIEAPDRRIVSGVATFHDITQRKQVERVQRFLAEASAILAASLDYRVTVAAVVRLAVPVLGDVCFLDEIGEDGEVRRLEVVFADRKLRDLAERVRLLAPSPGSQSPQAKVLESGKPLLLAELADSDLQDTPEGEEMLRTAGLQSMIVVPLLARGQNLGVLTFATASSGRRYSSLDLAFAEEIAHRAALAIDNARLYLHATKATGTRDELIAAVSHDLKNPLATIVTTAELLARSEAPDEKRRRWVESLRKSADAMKHLIEDLLDIARIEAGRLTIEEQRCAVGGLLAEALDLMQPLAQQKRLRLERQLPGGEVYLRCDRPRILRVLSNLIGNSIKFTSEGGAITVRAELADREVRFSVADTGSGIAADELPHIFERFWQARKTARLGAGLGLAIAKGIVDAHRGQIWADSETGTGSTFFFTLPLGNREDAPRPVDAGSRR, encoded by the coding sequence ATGAGCGCCGAGCGTCGAAAGGAGAGCAGGGGTCCGGAAGCCGGGGAAGGACCGGCGGCCCCAGGACCGGAAGCGCAGGCGCGGGCGTATCTTCGCCTCCGCCAGCTCTACGAGATCAGCAAGCTGCTCACGTCCTTCGAAAACGTCGAGGAGACGATCACGGCGATCGTCGGCATCGTGGGGCAAGCGCTTCCCCTGCGCAGCGTGATCTTCATCCTGGAGAGTGCCGGCCCTTCGCGGACCATCGTCTGGAAGGCGGACGCCGAGAGCGAGGAGAGGCTGCGGGCGGCCAAAGCCCGTGCGCGCGGCTCGTACTCCTACCTCGTACGTTCCGGCGTTGACCTGGACGCTGTCGCGGCTCGAACGCTTCCCGGTCCGCTCCGCGACGACGTGCGGCTCGAGGCGGAGGACGCGACGAGCTTCGTCTTGCTTCCACTCGTCGTCGACCACCGCCCGATCTTCGGCGCTCTTCAGTTCGAAACGGCGCCGCGCCTGGACGAGCTCGATCTCGTTTTCGTCAACGCCGTTGTCAACCAGCTCGCCGTCGCGCTCGATCGGCAGGCGGCCATCGAGGCGAAGCAAGCGAAGGCCGAGGCAAGACGCGCGGCGGCAGAGGTGCGCGAGGCTCATACCGAGGCCGAGCGCAGCTGGCTCAAGACGGTGCTGGATCGGATGCCCGCTGGCGTCATCATCGGTGAAGCTCCTGGCGGAGAGCTGCTCCTCGCCAACAAGCAGGCGGAGCAGATCTGGGAACGCCCGATAGCGCTGGGCGCCGGGACCGCCGAATACCGCGAGTACCGGGGGTTTCACCCGGAGGATGGCCGGGCGTATGAGCCCGAGGAATGGCCGCTCGTCCGGTCCATCGCAAGGGGCGAGATCGTGACGGAGGAGGAAATCGAGTATCTCCGCAGCGACGGAACGCGCGGCACCATGCTCGTCTCCTCGGCTCCCATCGAGGCGCCGGACCGGCGCATCGTATCCGGCGTCGCGACCTTCCATGACATTACGCAGCGCAAGCAAGTCGAGAGGGTGCAGCGCTTTCTCGCGGAGGCGAGCGCCATCCTCGCCGCCTCGCTCGACTACCGTGTCACGGTCGCAGCGGTAGTTCGCCTTGCGGTCCCGGTTCTCGGCGACGTCTGCTTCCTCGATGAGATCGGGGAGGACGGCGAGGTCCGCCGCCTCGAGGTCGTCTTCGCCGATCGGAAGCTGCGCGATCTCGCCGAGCGCGTCCGGCTGCTTGCGCCCAGCCCGGGCTCGCAGTCGCCCCAGGCGAAGGTGCTCGAGTCGGGCAAGCCGCTCCTTCTCGCCGAGCTTGCCGATTCGGATCTCCAGGATACTCCGGAGGGCGAGGAGATGCTTCGAACGGCCGGTCTTCAGTCGATGATCGTCGTCCCGCTTCTGGCGCGTGGGCAGAACCTCGGCGTGCTCACCTTCGCGACAGCGTCCTCCGGCCGTCGCTATTCGTCTTTGGATCTCGCATTCGCCGAAGAGATCGCGCACCGCGCCGCCCTCGCCATCGACAACGCGCGGCTCTACCTGCACGCCACGAAGGCCACCGGCACGCGAGACGAATTGATCGCCGCGGTATCGCACGATCTGAAAAACCCGCTTGCCACGATCGTCACGACCGCCGAGCTTCTCGCGAGGAGCGAGGCGCCTGACGAAAAGCGCCGAAGATGGGTCGAGTCGCTACGAAAATCCGCGGATGCGATGAAGCACCTCATCGAGGATCTCCTCGACATCGCCAGGATCGAGGCCGGGCGTCTCACGATCGAGGAGCAGCGCTGCGCGGTTGGGGGGCTGCTCGCCGAAGCCTTGGATCTGATGCAGCCGCTCGCCCAGCAGAAGAGGCTTCGGCTCGAAAGACAACTCCCTGGCGGGGAGGTCTACCTCCGGTGCGATCGACCGCGGATCCTCCGGGTTCTCTCGAACCTCATTGGGAATTCGATCAAGTTCACCTCGGAAGGCGGCGCTATCACCGTCAGGGCCGAGCTTGCCGATCGCGAGGTCCGGTTCTCGGTCGCCGACACCGGCTCCGGGATCGCAGCGGATGAGCTCCCGCATATCTTCGAGCGCTTCTGGCAAGCGAGGAAGACCGCGCGGCTGGGCGCCGGTCTGGGGCTCGCCATCGCCAAAGGGATCGTAGACGCGCACAGGGGCCAGATCTGGGCGGATAGCGAGACTGGGACGGGCAGCACGTTCTTCTTCACTCTGCCGTTGGGCAATCGCGAGGATGCCCCTCGTCCGGTGGACGCCGGATCACGGCGTTGA
- a CDS encoding Hsp20/alpha crystallin family protein, whose protein sequence is MFIVRYDPLREAMQQMRHQLFHQHFEQPYEETQGTGGGWSPLVDVFEDNDGIMLKVELPEVDANDVDIQLEGNALNLRGERKLENADKQERYHRVERSYGSFSRSFTLPSTVEMGNVTAQSRDGVLRIFLPKKAETKPRQIKVQTDSSPGEQGMGRAMPIA, encoded by the coding sequence ATGTTCATCGTGAGGTACGACCCGCTTCGTGAAGCGATGCAGCAGATGCGGCACCAGCTCTTCCACCAGCACTTCGAGCAGCCTTACGAAGAAACCCAGGGCACAGGCGGCGGCTGGTCGCCGCTCGTCGACGTTTTCGAGGACAACGACGGCATCATGCTGAAGGTCGAGTTGCCGGAGGTCGATGCCAACGATGTCGACATCCAGCTCGAGGGTAACGCGCTGAACCTGCGCGGCGAGCGCAAGCTCGAGAACGCCGACAAGCAAGAGCGGTATCACCGTGTCGAGCGGTCCTACGGCAGCTTCAGCCGCAGCTTCACGCTGCCCTCGACAGTGGAGATGGGGAACGTCACCGCGCAGAGCCGCGATGGCGTGCTGCGCATCTTCCTTCCCAAGAAGGCGGAGACGAAGCCGCGGCAGATCAAGGTGCAGACCGACTCGAGTCCCGGTGAGCAGGGGATGGGTAGAGCGATGCCCATCGCTTGA
- a CDS encoding AI-2E family transporter, which produces MATSGPARPASQVTLKTVFTVCFGVLAVTALVFFLLRTQVSVTLSLGAGMLAVAMNHAAEALTRRGLPRKVAVPAVVVTLLALSAGLSVMLIPPVASQAKALFAAAPMLWQKIQQTRLFLALDAHFDLAEQFRQAVPTAAGAVAPVLTAIGSLLSAMAGLVTLLLLAIFMLLFGRGLVVATLAEASPPNRRRYERVVEKVYGSVGGYVGGLIGICSINATLTTIFLAITGMPFFLPLGIMSGASSAIPYAGPLVAGSSITLLALITGGPLKAVATGIYFIVYGQLEGSLFSPLIFRHTVHVNPLITTLAILFMAEFMGLPGAIIAVPAAATAQIVIREILSLRKERDDDLRREPA; this is translated from the coding sequence ATGGCCACCTCCGGACCGGCTCGCCCCGCCTCGCAGGTCACGCTCAAGACCGTCTTCACCGTCTGCTTCGGCGTCCTGGCCGTCACGGCCCTGGTCTTCTTCCTGCTGAGAACGCAGGTCTCGGTCACCCTCTCGCTCGGAGCGGGCATGTTGGCCGTGGCCATGAACCACGCGGCCGAAGCGCTGACCCGGCGTGGCCTGCCGCGCAAGGTCGCCGTACCCGCCGTCGTAGTCACGCTGCTCGCGCTGAGCGCCGGCTTGAGCGTCATGCTGATTCCGCCCGTGGCGAGTCAGGCCAAAGCGTTGTTCGCCGCGGCGCCCATGCTCTGGCAGAAGATCCAGCAGACGCGGCTGTTCCTCGCCTTGGACGCGCACTTCGATCTCGCCGAGCAGTTCCGCCAGGCAGTGCCGACGGCGGCGGGCGCCGTGGCCCCCGTGCTCACGGCCATCGGCAGCCTCCTCAGCGCGATGGCGGGCCTGGTGACCCTGCTGCTGCTGGCCATCTTCATGCTGCTCTTCGGCCGCGGCCTGGTCGTCGCGACGCTCGCCGAGGCTTCGCCACCGAACCGGCGGCGCTACGAGCGCGTCGTCGAGAAGGTCTACGGCTCTGTCGGCGGCTACGTCGGGGGGCTGATCGGGATCTGCTCGATCAACGCGACTTTGACGACGATCTTCCTGGCCATCACGGGCATGCCGTTCTTTCTCCCGCTTGGAATCATGAGCGGTGCGTCCAGCGCCATCCCCTACGCCGGTCCGCTGGTCGCAGGCAGCTCCATCACCCTGCTCGCTCTGATCACCGGCGGGCCGCTGAAGGCGGTCGCCACCGGCATCTATTTCATTGTCTACGGGCAGCTCGAAGGCAGCCTGTTCAGCCCCCTCATCTTCCGCCACACGGTGCACGTCAACCCTCTCATCACCACGCTGGCCATCCTGTTCATGGCGGAGTTCATGGGGCTCCCGGGTGCCATCATCGCGGTCCCGGCGGCGGCGACGGCGCAGATCGTGATTCGGGAGATCCTGTCGCTGCGCAAGGAGCGGGACGACGATCTGCGACGCGAGCCCGCATGA
- a CDS encoding DoxX family protein: MDVISKWAQVVGRVALGTIFVVSGLGKLAAWRGTVAYAASKGVPEILLAIATALELLGAVSIVVGFRARWGALALLVFLVPVTLVFHNFWAVPAAQQQMEMVNFLKNLGIGGGLLIVLGRGAGAFSVDSSRGSTRGEPVAVTRAAQ; encoded by the coding sequence ATGGATGTCATCTCGAAGTGGGCGCAGGTCGTCGGTCGCGTTGCGCTCGGAACGATCTTCGTCGTCAGCGGACTCGGAAAGCTCGCGGCCTGGCGCGGAACCGTCGCGTACGCGGCCAGCAAGGGCGTTCCGGAGATTCTGCTCGCGATCGCCACCGCCCTCGAGTTGCTCGGGGCCGTCTCCATCGTCGTGGGGTTCAGGGCCCGCTGGGGTGCGCTCGCGCTGCTCGTCTTCCTCGTGCCAGTGACGCTTGTGTTCCACAACTTCTGGGCAGTCCCTGCTGCGCAGCAGCAGATGGAGATGGTCAACTTCCTCAAGAACCTCGGCATCGGCGGCGGGCTATTGATCGTTCTTGGAAGAGGAGCAGGCGCCTTCAGCGTCGACAGCAGCCGAGGATCCACGCGCGGCGAACCGGTCGCGGTCACGCGGGCCGCACAATAA